A stretch of DNA from Lepus europaeus isolate LE1 chromosome 11, mLepTim1.pri, whole genome shotgun sequence:
tgggaaaacaatagaaaattgcccaagtgcttaggaccctgtacccatgtgggagacctggaagaagctcctggtttctggctttgacttggcccagctctggccactgtggccatttggggagtgaaccagctgatggaagatctatttctctctctctttctgtaactcttgactttcaaataaataaataaatcttaaaaacccaTAATGATACTCGccactttccctttctttccttccttccttatttttcttttaatttttgaaatggcatacttttaatttactttataatcacaagcttaatcctccacttaaaaaaagaattcaaccagCAGTGACCTGTGCTCCCACTTCTCCAGAAACCAGAATAAAGGGCAGAGCAGTAGACATACTTAGAGAAAATCCACCCACTTTATGCAATGATGCCAAGCTCTACTTCTATGGCATCCTACCACTTCCCAGCCCAAATAATCCCACGAattgtgtttgtcatttggaAACCAATTGCTTTCACTTCCAACAGGGCACTAGATTGAAGATCAGGGAGTCGGCCTGAGTCCACTCTGGTAGGACTGCTCCAAGGGGAAGTTTATTGACTTTGGTTCAGCAAAGGTAACTCCTGTTGGGATTAGGTTTCACCACAATTTTAGCCCATGGACAGTGGAGGGCAGCAAAGAGGCCAGTTTAGATGTTACAGAATATTTTAGCAGGACACCAGGTGGCAGTGCCTCAGCAAGGAACTACTTCAGTTTTCCATACCTGGAAGGTGCTGGGGCCTGAttagtaaagaaagaaaacagatttaggAAAAGGCTTCGCAAAATGGTAACATTTGAGTAAAGATATAGAGGAGGCGCAGGGGTACCCTGTACAGAAATGGGGAGACAGCATCCTGGGCAGAGAGGGCAAGGGGCAAGGGCTTTCTGAAAATGTCTTcagggggacagcattgtggcgtagcaagttaTGCCGCTGCTTGAAATccgggcatcccatataggcactggtttgggtcctggctgctccacttctgatccagctgttcctggaaaagcagtggaagatggtccaagtctttgggcccctgcacttatgtggaagatccggaagagctcctggctcctggcttttgcccttCCCAGCCCTAgcttgcagccagttggggagtgaaccaacagatagaagatctctctctccctctctctctctcagtaactttgcctttcaaattaaaaaaaaaatcatttttaaaagatgtatttatttatttgaaaggtagagttgagagagagagagagagatctatccactgtttcactgcccaaatggttgcaacagccagttctgagccaggttgaagccaggagccagaagcttcttccaggtctcccacgtgggtgcaggggcccaagtacttgggccatcttctgctgctttcccaggcacattagcagggagctggatcataagtggagcagctgggacttgaaccaatgccaatatgggatgccgacgccataaacggcagctttacctgctacaccataatacCAGCaccagtaaaataaatctttaataaagtaaaaaagaaaacatgctcAGAGCATGCAAGAAACAATGTactggggcaggcgttgtggtacAGATGGCTAAATTGCCTCTGGAGAATGCCCGCATATCATATTGAAGTgtctggtttgggtcccagctgctgcatttcagatccagcttctggctaatgtgccaGAATGTGatagttcaaggacttgggcccctgccacccatgttggagacccagatggagttctttgctCCTGTCTTTTGCTGACCTTGCCCGagttgctgtgagcatttgggccatgaaccagcagataactcctcccccctcctcccctcccctcccctctcctcccctcccctcccctcctcttctctctgctctcctctcttctcctctccttttctttccttcaatctccttccatttcaaataaaaattttaagacaattaaaaataagtagtATGTTGTCTTTCCCTCTAACCCTGTATCTTCCTAACACTATTGTTATTGTAGAAGAGATTTCGCTAACACGGTCAGCAGTTTTAACTGATTTGTTGTGCGTGCTCATCCCGTGAGGCCCATGAGCTGTTGGCATGGGTGGGGCGACAGCAAGAAGCACCcgagacaagttttggtgaacatgtctgcCTTATTAACAACCACGCACactttttaaagggcaggcagaaggggcgtaaCTAATTCAAGGTAACACTAATACTATAGGATAGAACTGATATCagatcagcttgaaggtcacggtAGCTAGGATAGCTTTcctgatgggcctgggccacaacCAGGAGCAATTTACCTAATTGGCAgaaggtcgggggggggggggggggggatgtgcctggggctcccgccacctgccagcagtcaggctaactgcCGGgagctaggcaggcagtctcacgGGATCACCCACATTATTGATGATCTCTTCTATTGATCCTGGGCAATCTGTACCTAGGTTTGGCCTCTTCTCTAGTTCCCTTTGCATTCCTATTAAAGCCAACATTGTCACCATCACTGAGACATCCAGCGTCCCTATTCCAGAGACAATGGCCAACTTTGCTGTTTAGGAGCCCTCTAAGCTGACAATAAAAGTTAGagacactttttaaaatcagGGAAAGTTATAACTCATttccaagagaaaataaaaagtgggAAAAATAAAGCTTATCTCAAAGGTTTTGTGATGTTTAAATTAGATCATGATTCTGAAACATGTGATACAATGCCTGTTACATGGTAAACTCAGTCTCAATTTGCTTTGTTGCTAGTAAAATCTATTTTGCTGTTAATACCCAGGTCTATGGCCTATcattgatttttcttcctttcatgaGTTCAATAGTGTAAGTTTCTAGAAAACTTATGAAACCATCCCTTTCCCTGGAGGTAGCAATTATTTCCTCCTGTCATCTTGTGGTCATTTCCTCCTGGTTACATTGATTaatgcatgtgagagaccagaaagaCACAGATGGAACACTCGAATGAGATTAAgtgaggttttatttttatttctccaagAAGTAATGATATTAAGCAATTTTTATGCTTATTACCTACTAAATGTCATATTTCTAAAGTGGCTCTTTAAGCTTTATCATTTTATTGGCAGCttcttttcttattgatttttatgaACTTTGTCCATATTGTGCATTTAAATCCCTTTTCAGAAGTATGCATTGCAAGTGCTTTCCAGTCTGTGTACTCGCTTTCCACAGTCTTACCAGTGATTTTTAAcagacaatttaaaaatacagttcatGCTCATAGGAAGCTAACttggaagttttcttttctttaatcattttaatgCTTTCCCCTCTGACTTCTACTGCTTCTGATGAGAAGCCAGGCATCATTCTTATGGACAGTTCTCCGAACACAGTGTGTCAGCCTTCTCCGGCTGTTGGcaagtgtttgtttgtttgttcgttcACTTAAATAGACACTCCAGATATGGATGGGCCTTCCATGCCTGTAATTCTTCTGGGAAAACTGATAGAAGCCCTCATTCAACTTTACAGCATTCCACCTAGCACAGCTCCTGACCCgggagctgctttcccagaagatCAAGGGTAGACATGTGTTAAGGTGCTGGCTGTGAGCAAAGAGATTGCAGAATGTTTAAGGAAAGAACTACTTAGGAAAACCACTGCAATCATGTGATCATTTGTAGAAGCAAAAATAGTAATAGTCATGAAAGTTTCTTTTTCAGGTATGTACACATTAACAATTTTTGACTCTCCTCCCATTTTCCTATATTCAGTAGCATAGGATGTGCTAATAAAAGTgactcttggggccggcactgtggcatagtgggtaaagccatcacctgcagtaccagcatcccatatgggtactggttcgagtcccagcttctccgcttctgattcagctccctgataatgcacctggcaatgcacccacgtgggaaatctggaggacactcctggatcctggctttggataggcccagctccagccattacagccatttggggagtgaatgagcagatggaagatatctttctttctctctgcctcagcctctacctctctgtaaccctgactttcaaatgaataaataaatctatttttaaaaaattagtcttaTATTTCATTATAACTCAACAGTTAATGTACAGGGTATCAGTGGGAGAATGTGACTcagttaaagaataaaaatgtatccAAAGACAGATAAATGAAATGTGCATCCTCTTCAGGGCAGAGAGTTGGAGTGCTTTTGGTTAATGGGGAAGAGTCGCATCATATTAGCAGGAACGATGGTTTTTCTATTGCCTTTTTGGGGGTTACATGATACTAAAAATGTTCACATAGGTGCCAAGTTGACAAGAAGGTACAGTGGTAGAACTATCTCAACTTAACTACCTGGAAGTTTTCCagaatttgcttctctgtgttttgggGGGAGGTAGACTTGGCCCTAAGAGAACTTGAGCAATATTTGGAAGGTCAGTGTGATACAGCAGccatatattttaaatgctcTGCATGTTAGTGCAAGTGTCTGAGCACTCTGGGAGCCCGCACATGCTGCTGCTGATCCTCTAGCTTATCTCATTGTTGGTCCTTCCACGTCCTGTCAGATCTGCTCTGCTCCTTCGGCTTCTGTTTGTCTTGGGCCAAGTGTGCCTGTGGCATGATGGCGAATGACACTGCTTCTCCTGGAGGTCACCTACCAAATGAGACCGAAAGAGGTGAGGGACAGAAAATTTGTAGGCTTCAGTTATCCTCAGGATTCCACTACGTCCTTAGGAGTCATAATCCATCCATGCTTTTGTCTAATTTTCCTTCCTGAACACTTGTTAGCTGGCCTACAGTCATTTCGGGCTCAATACAAGGCACAAAGAAAACAGCTTTGCATGGACTATCACCAGCTCCAGTAACTGCAGGATATCTAAGCCATATAATTAATTTCTTAATCTACCTTACTCCTAATGGTTCTGTCTCTCTATATCTGACACAAAGCCTGAGTGAAATAGGCGAAGGAAATGATTTCACAGCTGTTTCAGATAACTAAGCTCAGATTTTGCTGGagcattttcaaatgaaatggcCACTTTAACTTTTTGTGGTGGggaagcaggtgttgtggcacagtgggttaagctgctctttgggatgcccgcattccatactggagtgctggagTGTCAGTTGGAGGCTaggctactccatgcttctgatccagcttcctgcttttgtgCCTTGGAGGCTGAggatcatggcccaagtatttgggccccagccacacaTTTGagagatatggatggagttcctgctcttggtttcagctggcccagccaggatgtgggcatctggggagtgacccagaagatatagatctttcttcttctttttcttctcctcctgctcctccttttcctcttcctccttcttcttctccttttcctcctccactacttcctcctccttctccctgtcactccctgtctttcaaataaatcaataactacttttttaaaattcttgtgaAGAAAGTTTTCATTCCACATTAAAGAACACCACACATGTTCTGTGTGatctattttaagtaaaatattcaaGACattgcattagaaggaagttgcTCTGACACTTGTTTCCAAATGAGATAGGAGAATGTTTTACTTATAATGAAGTCTTCTGATCTAGTctacagattaagccaccacagCCATTTCCTTCTTGTCTGGGATTGCAGGTGTGCATCTCAGCTGGGCTCCTGTGCCAGGGTCCCTTCTCTTATGCTGCACTGGGGTTTTTGTTCAGCTTCTACTATCACTTCAAACACTGTGAGTTCCGAGAGAGCACAGAGATATTTTGATGAATCACCCAGCTGTAAGGCTGAGATGGTGAGGCTGACGGATTTAGCTTCTTTCTGCAAGTTGATAGAATAGCGATCTTTCTTTGCATTCTGGACGGTAGAACCCTGACGAATAAGAAAAATTATCTCTCCACTGGAAAGTTGCTTGTACCAAAAAATATAGTATGAGCTCCAACTTATTTCATACTGACAGTGCAAGGTGGCTGTTGACCCCTCTGACAGGAATATGTCTTGCTCGACTTGAGCAACTTTCTGGGCCACACTGGATCCTGTGGGGACAATCAGAAAACAGAGCTGATTCTCTGATGCTGCAAATAAAATACTGTAAGAATTAGACCATTTTAGCACCCCAGGACAAACCAAACTGATGGCACAGTATTCTCCCTTTTATCTGAACCCCCAAGCCTCCTCAAGGTCCTGTGAAGTCCCACACGGCTGTGTGCAGTCCTCTCACCCTTAACATTCTCGTCCACATTTGGAACCGTGCATACCAGAGCAGATGAAAACCAGGAACACCCAGGGCAGGTTGCAGAATGGCATCTGGGCTGTGTGCCCCCGCACAAGCATATTTTGTTCAGCCTCTGACTCAGGGTTCAGTGTCTGAGAATTTAGCACCCTGTATATATAGTTCTTAGGTTCTGATGTTACTCCGCCAAACAGGAAATTGTGTTTCATAGGTTCGTAGATGATATGATCTCTGCACATGTGAGAAAAGTCTGGCTCTTCCTAAGGCTTTTCTTTGTCTACTTGCTTTTCCCTGGTAGTTAAGTTAAGCAGAATCTAGAAAATGGGCTTAGGAAACAAAATGAGTATTGAGGATTGGAGCTGAGAGGAACTAAAGATTGAATTAgttaacatatttatattttctgtagAGTAATTCTGGAGATCCATTTAAATTTATTATGGGCTCTGATTCTGTTTGTAATTTATTTACTGTGAAAATAGCTGTAGATATTCcatttaatttcattgttttaatagATGAAGTAATATAAAGCAACCAAAAGACAGACAACTAGAAAAGGAATTCTAGATGCTTCCTAACTTCTGAAGACATTACATCCCTATAAATCATTGTAAATTGAAAACACAGTGAGTCAGACATGCATTTAACATATTTAACCTACCATCCATCTTGGCTTAGCTTAGCCTTCCTTAAATGTGCTTAGAACACATACCTTAGCCTACAACTGGGAAAAGTTATCTAACACAAAGCTATTTTGTAAAAGTATTGCTTGTGATTTACTGTCACAATCAAGAGGCTAAAAAGAGTTGTGGCTCACTggaatttcttgaaaaaaaaaaaacaggtaaaaattcaaaacttgaagtacagtttctactgaatTACTATCACTTTTGTGTTTTGTAAAGTCTACAGATCATTAAGTTGAACCACTCTAAGTTAGAGGCCTTGTACAGACAACCTTTCTAGAACAGTTCAGTTCTTTGTAGCTGGTTGACATAACAGATCAATGAGTGGTGCAGGAAAGAGagtttttaattacttgaaatatCTACTCTTCTTTTCCATTCACCTCTGAGTCCTGACAGGCAGCCAATGCCATGGTCTGCAATTCTTTGTATTGAAGTGAATAGAGACCATGAATAATACCCTGGGGAGCAGCTTGACAGCAGGATTTTCCTCTTGGTAAATAGCCCTGCTCTGCATTCCTGAAAGGTCGCACAGCCACAGGGTCCCTCAGTTCTATGCAGCTTTTGCTTCTGAAAAGTGGGTTTTTGGTGGGTCAAGTTTGCGTGTACTATGACACTCTAGTTGGGAGCTTTGTCCCACCCTAAactttgttttgtcttttcttgTTCTTAAATTGACAAATGATTATATCAGTAAAGAACAAGCATAAAACTTAATATTGTAGCAAATAtatagggtcttcaaaaagttcacggaaaaactatgaatggatttcagtttttttgcaccaaaattaaactgacttttagttctatttttcaagaactttttgaagtaccctcttactAGAAGGAAATTGATAATTTAAGATTTCCAAGTTTATTAAGTCAATCTGTGATAAAAAATCTGAGGGTCCTATCTGAAACAAAATTATGAGGAGTTATGGCTCTGATTGCaatattcattcatattttaacCTGACCCTAGAGTGAAACATGCTGGAGAGTCTTTGACTTCCCTAcaggagatgaatcagaaatcACCACCACCCCTCCTCCCTACTCACTCACCAGACTGTGGGAACTGGTAGCCTCACAACAGCAAAGTGTCTGTTCAGTCAAATTGAGATCAAAAAAGGTCTCTGAACCCTGTAGCATCGTTAGTTGTGTGCTGGACTGTTGATGGTAGCAGCAGTAACGTCCTATTATTTATAATGTAATTCTGTGCTTAATTGTTTTAGACGTCCTAGGAAGGGAGAATTCGTGAGTCTTCTACATTCAGATGTTCAGTCATGCTGTTGCCATGAGTACACGTGTACTTGGTGTACATAGTCTTATAGTAATCGGGAAGATAAAATCTCTCTTCAAATGTTGTTTTATTAGTGAGAACAGCAACACTATTAATAGGATGAATATTGTCCAAAATAAAGGATTTCCCTCCATGGATATTAAATAaggattcttttcctttttatgctGCAAATTGATCTGGTAAAGGAGTTTATGTTAAATGACTGAATTCCTCCAGATTTATTTTGTTGGACTGCTCcataaagaaattcaaatggcaaattGTCCTCAAAGTTGCCCTAGCCCCTTGACAGAAATCCTAAATTCACATACCATTTGGAGCCGCAGAATCAGAATTGAGGTTTCAGAtcttcccatttctctctcccacttACATCCTTGACTACGGTTCTCCTTTGATGTTGACTATGAACTCCAGTACAGACTTTGCATTCTATTTTATTACTCAGTGTTACAGACCAATGAAACTACTCTAATTAGACAGAAATATTATTCCAAATTTCCTCTCTACCCTTTCAAACTACTAGAAAAGGAGGTAAAACAAACTTTGACAGCAGGGCGGAGTTCATTTGCTGACATCTTGTAGAATCTTCCATTGCTAAGAACCAATCAATGTGACTCTgttctattttctaattttgagCATTGAGAAAGTGTATGTTGTGAACTGACGAAGAAAGCCTCTGGGTTGTTTATGGCAGGTTGAATAGTCTTTAgttcataaaaaattaaatatagcttcctgctaatgtagacccttggGAGCAGAAGCTATGACTCCAGTAGTTggggtcctgtcacccacataggaaacatgGATtatgttcctggttcccagctttgatcctccagctgttgtggggatttggggagtgaaccacataTGAGagcacactgtctctttctctcaagtaagtgatttttttaaagtgagtatTAAAAAATTCCTCATGTCCCAACTACATAATTCCCAACCCCCAACCCATGATTATAACAattgttttactttatttcatCATGGAATAATTTGCTATTTTAGAATTTTacacaaatggaatgaaaaagtaTGTATCCTTTTGTGTCTGACAGTTTTGCTAGATATTGTGTAATTGGTTTGTTTTTAGGTGTACCAGAGGCTCAATAGATTTTATTATTACTTAGCATATCATTGGATGTATTAGaagacttcaaaacattcattgaaaaatggaatgaaaagataaatataaaaacacaaactatatttctcaacataagctgCATCAAATTTcacacacttttttcttttttcttttttttttttataagcaaTGATACCAGCCATTTAGTCCATCCCTTAAAAAACCATGGAAATTTAACCATATCAGTTCAATCGCTTACAGATTAttcactgaagaaaaataaatttccctCTAACAATCTTTAAGATTAGGGAGCAAAAAGCAGCATGGAGCCAGATCAGGACTGGAAAGTGGATGTCTAGTGATTTTCCATAAAAGTTACAAAATGGTCTTTGTTTGATTAGCGAAATGAGCAAGACCATTGTCATGGTGAAGAAGGACTCTGGTACATTTTTCTTGGGAGGTTTTCCACTAAAATTTTGGTCAAGCAGAATCTGTCATTCTTTGGTCTTGTGGGAAGTCAAGCAAAATGCTGTGAGCATCTCAGAAAATTATCATCATGACCTTTACTCTTGACTGGTTCACTTCATTTTTTCAgactgatttattaatttgaaagagtaacagagagaaggagagagggagagggagggagggagggagggaagagagagagagaaaggagagaatcttccttccactgcttcactccccagatggcagcaacggccagggctgggccaagacaaagccaagagccaggaactttttctaggtcccctgatgtgggagaccatcttccactgcttttcacagaccattagcaggaaactggataagaagagaagcagacaggacatgaactgccacccatatgggatgccagagtcacgggctgcagctttacctgctacgccacaaagctggccctgatTGATCTGATACTTTTGCTTTGGCTATACCACATTCACATCTTGGTAGCCAGCCATTGCATTGATTGTGCTGTCCTCAGGATCCTATTGGTAAAGCCTGGTTTAATCTCCTGCTACAGTTCTTCAACAGAATGCTTCAGGATATTGTTtaacatttccactgaaatctttgTAGTTGTCTGCTGCAGATTTGCTCACAACAGCTTTGACATTCACTGAGCAAAAAATTTGCTCAGCTTTAATTTCTCAGTCAGAACTGTGTAAGCCAAATACATTGAGCTGTCTATGATGTTATCTGTTGTTTCTTCTGTAAATGGTTGGGCCTCTCCTAATAAGGCATgtacaagatttatttttttcctcacaaattGATGCGGATGGTCTGTTGCTACAGGCTTCATCTTCTAAATTTTCTCATCCCTTTTTGAAATGAGTTGTCCATTTGTAAACAACTTATTTCTTTGGCAGCATGATTCTCCTAAATTTTTCATAAAGcactattgatttcttcatttttccatcCAAATTTCGCCTTAAATTTGATATTTggtcttgcttcaattttagcagaatgtTGCTATGATAGGAGCTCTTTTCGAATGAATGTCTTAGCCTTCTTGCTTCAAATTAGATCCTTTTCAGACATGTTCTAGCCacataaaataagtttattttggtgcacaacattttgaagtccatgcatagctacttttcatatatttttcatgaatattttgaagactcctcagatATAGCATAATGTATTTAAGTTTTTATCTATAAATATATCCTCTAGCTTATTGCTTTTATGATTAATCTGCTATAAATATTTGTGTAAAGGTTGTTTTGTCAACACAGGTTTGCATTTCACCTAGGTAAATGCCTAGAAGAGGGATTATCAGATAGTGGTAGATGTTTGTTTACTTTGATGAGTATCTGACAAAGTGGTTGTCCAGTTCACATTCCAAACACCAATGTGTAAGAATACAGTTGTTCCACCTGCTTACTTTTTACTTTGAAATAGTTTAGACTCACATAGAATTTGCAAAAACAGCTCGAGTTCCTTGGCACACTTCACCTAGCTTTCTTTGAGAGAACATTTTATCatcatagttatatatatattaccAAAATCATGAAATTGACACTGCTACAGTGCTATTTACTAAATGAGGGAATTTATTCTgatttattaactttttgaatgcattgttttcttttttgatgtaTAATTCTCTGAGATTCGGTTACATGTATAGGTTTGTGTAGCACCACTACAATTATGATAAATAACTGTTTCATCACCCTAAAGAAACTCCCTACGTACACCTTCCCTGCCAGAATACCTTGCAATGACTGGTTTCCCCCCAGCCTTTTGATTTCTCCATTTTGAGAATGTTACATAAGTGGAGTCGTGCATTATATAGCCTTCAAGGTTAACATTTTTCACTCTGCATAGTGTCCTAGAATTTCACCCAAGTTGTTGTGTGTATCAGTAGTCTATGCTCTTCTGTTGTTCAGTACTATTCCATTGTAAGAATGtaccacagtatttttttttgaaagatttatttatttatttgaaagagttaaacagagagagaggagagacagagagaaagagagagagagagagagagagaggtcttccatctgctggttcactccccaattggctacaatggccggagctgagccaatccaaagccaggagccaagtacaggacttgggccatcctatactgctctcctaggccatagcagagagctggatcagaagtggagcagccaggactcgaactagcgcccatacaggatgccagcactgcaggcagtggctttacccactacaccacagtgctggcctcccagagtTTATTTATCTGTTCACCCAAAGAAGCAAACAATTTTTGAGGTCTATCATGTGTTACCTATATAATGATCTCACCCTATTTATTTCTATGTAGCATTCCATTTTAGGAATATATcccaatttgtttttctattcatCAGTTAATGAACagttgggttgtttccagtttgaggCTATTTTGGATGTAAATTCTATAAACAAAAGCCCTTGTGTGGATATGCTTCTCTTCTCCTGGATATACACCCGGGAGTGGAATTCTAATAAACTGCCTAACGACTTTCTGGGGTGATCATACCAATTTGCTTTGTAAGAGCAGTGTATAAAAGTCACTCGTTGTCCTAACTAGTTAGATGCCTAGGGCAGTTTTTGGTACTTTAACTGTTATGAAAGGTTCTTGCAGGTTGATCCTACATTAACCtaactttcttttatttactttaataatCACACTTTCATACCTTGACACTAgtgtttatgcatttatttgattgTGTGGAAGTGAACTCTACACTTCTGCTAGTATAAGCCCCCAGAGCAGAGTTTGGCTGACGCCTTGGTGGCGGGTTTGGGTAgaggctgcaggtgcctggggagCACTGTGTGCTTGCTGCGCAGAAGTAGGTGGCTGAGTCTGCAGGCTGTGAAGGCTTTATACGTAAGGAGATCTGATTGTCACCTTTGCTGAAAACAGCTGTGaatcttccattttcctttttagtCTCAACAGAGCGTATGGCAACCAAGAGTACAGGGCCTTCCCCAGG
This window harbors:
- the LOC133770486 gene encoding uncharacterized protein LOC133770486; translated protein: MGKILGASLLILWLLQAGVNGQQEKNNQQQVKQSTPSLIFQEGETSVLNCTYENTLFDYFPWYRQYPGEGPVLLVAIRSVETKKENGRFTAVFSKGDNQISLRIKPSQPADSATYFCAASTQCSPGTCSLYPNPPPRRQPNSALGAYTSRSVEFTSTQSNKCINTSVKTLNPESEAEQNMLVRGHTAQMPFCNLPWVFLVFICSGSSVAQKVAQVEQDIFLSEGSTATLHCQYEISWSSYYIFWYKQLSSGEIIFLIRQGSTVQNAKKDRYSINLQKEAKSVSLTISALQLGDSSKYLCALSELTVFEVIVEAEQKPQCSIREGTLAQEPS